TGCTTGGGACCAAAAAAGACAAACCTACAGGGAGAAAGTGAGTGCTGACTTTGAAATACATTGTTTCCAGGCATCTTGAGAAGAGCACGAGCAGTTCTTTGTGTATTCTCATTGAAATAACTTGTGAAAAAGGTGCAGCACATGGTTTGCTGTCAGAAAAATCAGGTCAGACACTGCTTCTCTGAAGGCAgtgctccagaaaaaaaagaaaaaaaaattcttaaaggTCACATCAGCAACCCTTACTGCCTATCAGTAAGTTCAATCACAAGTGCCACATATTTCATGCTTAACTAGCACCTTCTTTGATAGGAGCAAGAAGAATGACATTTTGCAAGTGGATACTTTAACATCCCTGTGTCAGGAGGTCATACTATTCCACTGATTAAACATGCAGCATTTTAAGAGCTCTTTGCATTaacaaagcagcactgaaaggCAGCTCACTTCAGCAGACCTTTCATCTCTTCATACTCCCCACTAAACAACTGGGATTTTTCTGAACATGCCTTTTAACAACTTGAACTACAATCCCATTTTCCTCCCAACACGTGAAGGGAGGCACCACAGGTTTCCTATCCTTCAGtttctttctcccctcccaCTTTCTACATTCCCATTGGGCATTTCCCACTACCCACACAGCTTCTTCTCCACAGGCTGCATTGAGTAACTCTTCCAAGTACTTTGCTACAGCTGGCAATAGCCATTTGATCAGTGACCAAAGATTTGCCTTCTGGCTCTGAAGTCAGATTTGCTACAACCACCTGTGAGCCAggaggagggctgcagctccaAACCCACGGACAGGAGAAGGATGTGGAGTAATACACAACTTTGGCAATACAGATCTTTCCAAATTTCCAGCACCACCCACACAGTACAACAGAGTTTGACAGCTCACTTATGAAAGAGCAGGGCACCCCTGAAGCAAATTATGCTTCCAGGGTCTCCAAAGCTAAAGGAACATTTTGCAAAGACATTCTCAAGCTGCAGAACTGGCTCACAGAACATGGTCATCTACTTTACAGGTAACACAAGCAAACTTCTACTTTTAGTAGAAGCATATCTGAATATGTTTAATAGCTTTTAGTGATTCCtcagtggaggagcagcagggcatATGTCTGACCTGTGCTTACTGGGCTTCAGAGTTAAGAAATGCTATGGCAAAAGCTCCTTTTtgagctgcatcaaaaaatCCAAGTCAGATTCATCCCCTCCAAGTTACTTTAGCAGTGGCTAGTAGGGCCCCTACTATTTTTTGTGGTTAGACTTGCTAAAAGCTACTCCAAGTCCTAATTTCAGTGTTAAAATGAGAAGGACAAATGCCCACAGGAAAAGTGCACATTCATACAATGCTTATGAACACAGGAATCATCTGTTGACTTGTGCAGCTCCTGGATCTCCTCTTCTGTGCCCAGTTTCTCCCAGCActtttttcacttcttcattTCACCCCACTTTGCTCAGTGAAGGTTATCTAAACATGAAGGTGAATTAAAGCTGACCAGGTTACTCTCTTCTCTGTGTACCACTACACATCAGAATAACTCCCCATTTTTCATGCTGATGGACATTGTGCATCATGCTGGGTACATTGTGTGTCAGACTGTAAAAGAAATCTTACATGTTGAAGGCTGCTGGCTTCCACAAGCTGTAGTCACAGCAGCAACTGTGACATGTTAAGACACAGGAAGAACTGACAAGATGAGAAGCCACTAAAATAACTTCTAAATGTATATAATAGATGTTTTGGAGTGCAATCAGCTCTTGTGGAAACAGGGAGGACCATTCAGTTCAACATGTCACAGCATCAAGTGTTTAAGTGTATCTCCAGGGTATCtgaaggaagaatttctccTCACTTATTAATAAATCAAGCTATAGGGTTGGTCACTCAGGCCACAGAGGCACCTAGTGAAGTTCTGGTAGTATAGAAAAGCTACAGGAAAACAACCAGCTCAAAATTCTCAGAAATTccttatataaataaatgtgtcTTCTGTTTGGGGATAATCACAAGGCATGAGGGATTATTGCCAAAATATCTTCAAACTTCTATATGTGAAAATCTGAGGGTCAAtcacaataaataaaacatgacaCCTGAGTCAAGAACTGCAACGTTTCCTAGACTTCACTCCAGGAATGTCATAACACCAAATCCACTCACTTTTCCAGTTTGGAAAACTGAATAAACCCAAACACAGTTTTTCCAGCTCAACTTTCACACAAATGCAGTCAGTCTACAGTCATTGTAATTACAAAAAGTCTCAATATCAAAATTAGAActgactctgaaaaaaaaaaagtaagcctTGCCCACTGTTCCAGTTGACATGGGATGATGAATTGTGATTAGTCACACCTAGTGATTCATATCAGATAGGATATGGATATgttatttactgtttttttttttttatgaagctTTCATTGATTTCAGGTAAAAAATTGCTGACTCTAAGAAAGGCAAAACTACAACCTGTCATTTGACTACTTCAGTAAAGCCCTGTTTTCATAAAATGCTGCAGCAATGCTACCAGGAGACATCACTTACATTGCAAAGCCCCTAGAAATTCACCAGCTGGTATACTATAGACATCTCTGAATTTtctccacaaaaaaacctgaagaaactTCTCTATCATGTCCAATAACCCTTGtgcaggaaaaattaattattaactTTTGCCATGGACTACCTGAATAATCTAATACAGCCACTGAACTTTCTTCTTGTTATCACTGCCCACTGATGCCCATTTTCAAAAGAGCATTTACATTCCTTCCACAAGAAACTACAgcagacaaaattatttcaactaACTTAGTTCCAATATTCATGGCCCTGAGGCCAATGCCAGCTTTTCCACAAATCCAGGCAGAGAGGGCTTGTCATGCTATCAGTGCATTATTTAATGTACAATGTTCATTTAATGTGCCAGAGGATATACTCATAGTAGTACAGCCAGATTTCTAGAGCTCTGTAGCCTCTCTGTTTAGCAGTTTGATTATATCTGAATATGTTTAATAGAATTAAAAGGGATAAAGATATCAAGGTCAGAATCCAAGTTCCCTGCTAGCTGGAAGGAATGATGCAAagacagttttattttcattaagttAATCCAAGGATAATACTatcacataaataaaaaaacaccaggTCAAAGGGAACCACTAAAGCAGCAGGAACTTGGAGGAGGGTAACAGTTATAAGTTATAGTTATAACCAAGAACTTAAAAGCTATCTTGGAACATTTTTAAGTATGCCTGTAAGGTCACTTTATTAAGTCTAAGTGAAAAGTGAATTAATCAGCTTGAAGTCTTTCTAGCAGAAAATGCAACCTCATCAGACCTATTCAGATTCAAAATATCTCCACATatgttttttattccttttgaaaaaaaaaataaatcagaccACAagtcccttttatttttttttttttactttctgcaCCTTCTATAATAAAAAGGGTATAATTATTAATGGTGCATTTCTAGTCAAAAAATCTAGGAAAACACAATATTCAGAAGTCAGGGTTTCACCTGAAGCCCACCAAAGCCAAGACTTCAGTGGGTCTCATACAGTTTTTTAGTTTCCTTTGGACAGCAAACATAGGGAAAAAAGCACAACTCTCACATCCTTGGGGATGACTGAAGTACACACAAGGAGCAAACTAAGCAGCAAGGTACCTCTTAAACCAGTAGATCTCCTCAGGATCTGCAATTCCATATTCTCTTAATTTCATCACCATCTGAGCACTCTTCCTGATGGCTTGCTCATAGCGTTGGCTACGGGACAGGAAGTTCAAATCCTCGTGCTGGAAGTCAGGGTCATTAATAACCAAGGCCTCTGGAGACAgagcagaagaaggaaaaaaaaaaaaacaaaaaaaacgtCAGTTTGCACAAACCTCAGTAGACAGAGGGTGAGAAACAACTCAGCATTTCACTTGCTGTACCTCCCTCAAGGTACAAAGAGGAGCAAATTAAACTAAAGATTAATGGAATCAGAAAGAAGTCAAAGCTCTTGGAGAGAGGGGCCCTAGCAAGAGACCACTCTCCCACTCAACACATAAACCATAATTTAAGAGTGCTGTGGATTTAGGAGGAGGTTAATTCACTGATGAAAGACCTGCAGGCCCTCAATAACAATCTCAAATCACCATCATTCCTAACAGGGCAGGCTGCCTCATGAACTTTGATCCCCAGTCGGCTCCATGCAGAAGGACACAGCTATTATTCCCACCATACCGACTGGAAACCTGAGTGCCAGTGACTTTTTGTGTTCCCTTTGGCACACAAGTTGCACAACAGCAGCTTCTGACAGTCCCACCCCAGCCGAGGCTGAGAAGGGAGCAGAAGTATTTCATTAACCTCACGTATAATGGTGCTGGCAGGTGAGAAACAGGTGATAATTGTGCTGTTGGGCAAGAGGTGttaggaagggaaaaggaggggagagggctgGAGAGAAATGCCCGGGGGATGCGACCTCTCACCctctggaaaaagagaagtaaagGGCGCAAGAGAAGTAAAAGGACATTGCTCTATCTCAGGGCAGGGGGAAGAGGTGGCTCAGAGACAGGACACTGCTCCCCTCTCGCCCATGGGACAGAACCCGCTCCTCTCAAGCGGCCCCTCCACCTTCAAGCCCTCTTCTCACAgctcccccccacctccccggagcctcccctgtccccagacGCTCCTCCCCACCGCCTCCTCCTTTGCAGCCTCTTTCCCCACcgcctcctcccttccctcatCTCCCTCGCCCCACAACTTCCTCCCTCCTCGCCTCTCCCGGGACGTCCCCCCCTCATCAGCGCCTCCCCACACCCCTCACCGGgctctccctctccccaccgCCCCTCTCTCGGGCCTCCCTCTCCCCACCGCCTCTCCCCCCCGGTTTCCCCTCCCCTAAACCCCCTTtcccctcacctccccctccccggcCCCCTCAGCGAGGCCCCCGGCCCGCCCGCTCCCTCCCCTCACCGATCTCCTTGCGGCGTCGGGTGCGCTCAGCGCCGCCATCCAGGATGTGCGTGAGGAGCTCGGGCTGGAAGGTGGCGGCTGCCCGCTCCCTCCTCAGGTCCGCGTTCATCATCGCCCCGCAGCCCCGCACCcgaccggaccggaccggacccCTCTCCGCCGGTGCTCCCGCCTTTACCCCGCCCCGCCGCCTGACGTCACGCCCCCGCCGCCTGACGTCACAGCGCCGCGACCGGCCCCGTGACGGTGCGGGGCGGGAAGGAGCTGCGGGGCGGTGGTGGCGGTCGGAGCTGTGGGCGGGTGGGTGAGGCCCGGCTCGTCCGGTATCGGCTGTGAGGCGGGGCGTGGAGCAGAATCCTCGATCCGCAGCCGGGAGTTTGATAACTAATTAACTGCCTCCTTCATTAAGCGCCCGTCCGGAGTAGTGCGGGAGGCAGCGCTGAAGCTGCGGGTAACGGCACCGGGGGCTGAGCGTGCGGTAAATGTGCTGCGTTTGGGGCTGCCCGTGCAGGAAGCGGCCCCACGCAGTGTCAAAAAGCGCATTAAATACCATTTAACCTTTCCGGGCCCACCCATACCCTGAGAGAGCGCTGGAggggctgcctgctgctgggttGTGGAGGGGAAGGTGCCCCCTGTTTATAGCAGGATGCCCAGGGCTTGGCACAGGGACTGAGCTGCAAACAGGACTCTGCAGTCCCCTGCACGGGGGGACTTGAATTGCTGAGTGATCTGCCCTGGttctggtcctgctctggcaggaggggtCAGACCCGATGATCCTCAGAGGTCCCCTTCAACCCCTGACACCTGGTGGGACTTGGGCAGGGGTGGTTTTGAGGGGCAGTGTTACCTGGGATCCAGACCAGGGGGGGATGAACTCTCATCTTTTGCTCTCCTGCAGGACCAGAGGCAGTTGTGGGTGATGCTGCCAAGTGCTGGTGTTTATTACTTCCCGTGGGAGATGAACAGCTCAGTGCCAGAGGGGAAGGCACTGAGGACATTTGGCAGGTGAGCAGGACACCCCAGTCTCCTGGCAAGaccttcccttccctggctGACCCCCCTCACTTTGTGTCTTTGCACTGCTGAGCTTCTCACCTTGGTGGTTCCCAGGTTATGCTGCTATGACCTGGCCCGGTCCAAAGCCATTCtcactgctcagcacagctcagcccagTACCAGGTCTGTGTTGACACTGGATTTGTGGAGCCTTTCCAAGCTCAGCTGGGATCTTGCTACATGGTCCTGGGAGAGGCTGAACACAGGGAAGGTAAATACTCCAGGAATCAGTgtcttttgctgctgttcctgcctCCTCAGCTCCTTCTTGGCTCCCTGGGTGCATGGTGAGACACATTGCCACCAACTCTAGCATTGGCCAAGGCAGACTCATCCTGTGTGGCTGCCTCTGGTCACACAAGCCTGTGAttcagggcaggaggagcccaTCTCTCCCCATTGACCTCAAGGAGGGCCACGTTTACCTTGGTGAAAACCTGAAGCTCTGGCACAGATTTTGTTGGAAACATTAAGTACCTCAGCAGCATCACTGAGCTGTGAAACCTGTGCTAAATCCTTCTGGCATCCTTGTCAGCCAGCACATCCTCTTCACTCCAAGGGTGTCTGATTGCTGTGATACCTCATGGTATTGCTGGCTGTTTTTGCTGCACCCAGCTGGCTGGGTTGGTCTTTGCCACCCTTGAAAGGCTCTAATTATATCCCTGCCCTCCAACACAGGGCCAGAGGAATGCAGGCAGGCTCTGGCAGGGAGGACACCCTGTTGTCCTGGGGTGTCCTGAGTGTTATTCCAGCTTGCACAGTGCTTGTGTGGGGTGTTGATCTGGGCTGGGCCATGGGGTTGTGAAGCAAATCCCAAGTGTTGGCTGGGCCACACTTAGTAACAAGTATTCACATTCTTGCCACTAAAATCCTCAGTGGCACGTGGAAGGCCACTGCACCATGGCATCTGGTGAGTAACCTGCAAAGCCACTCTATAAAATGGCTTTACAAACATGTCAGTTTGGTCATCAGAAAACAAGTTGGCCCCTTGTTGCAGGGATGGAAGGGAAACAGGCTGAGGTGCTGGCTGTGTCACCAAAGTTTGACCCCTTTTGTGTAGCCACTTGAATGCCACTGATGAGCTGCTCCAGTCAGCACTGAGCCTCTTTTAAGCCCAGCTTTGTTCTGTCCTCATCTCCACAGAGGCATTCAGGAAATGAGCCTAGACCCATTGCTGATGCTTCTTAGGGAAAACCCAACTCCATCCCACCAAGAAGCAGACAGATGCTGCCTGGCAGGCACTGGCACTGACATATCCTGGGCTCAGCATTCCCCAGTGCAAGGAGAGAGCAGTGTCAGTCACTAGGATTTTGTAGCCAACAGGGCAGAGAAAGCATGTCACTCAATTAACTTGCTCACAGGTCACTCAATTAACTTGCTCACAGGTCACTCAATTAACTTGCTCACAGGTCACTCAATTAACTTGCTCACATTGGTGGAGGCACGTGGCTGGTCCAGTCTCCTGCAAAGGTCTCAGGCTATGGTTAGTTGGCCAGCTGGAGCCATCTGCTGCCTGAGGaaacctccctgctgctgagctgctctgtctgttcttctttctgcagaaaCTTGCTGTTTATATTCCCAGGTGAGGGTCTGGTGGTGAAAGCACGAATATTGACATGTGTGGAAGGGATGAATGTGCCCTTGCTGGAACAAGCCAtacaggagcagaggaaatacTTCAACgagaggcaggagcagatgGGAAACAGGACGTCCTGACAGCAGCTCTGAGACCAGCCATAGGCTCATTCTTGTAGTACCATTTGCAacaaatatgttaaaaataaattcagaaggTGGGCTTGCAACATACTGCTTTTTGCCATGGCAAACAGCAAAGTCACTAAGCAGGGAAGCATTTGAAGACTGTGAGTCAGTACAGTACTATGGGCTGTCCATGATGCTGGGTGTCATCACTGAAAATAGCTCTGGGAAGCagctttgttgtttgtttaaaagGGTGGTTAAGTAAAGGGCACTTTGGTGATACTGTTCCTTTTGTAATGCAAGGCTTGgacacatcaggaaaaaaatttctctgaaTAGTCAGGTTAAACAGCTCACACCCACCAGCACTGCCCAAACACTGGGtcaccaggctgctggcaggtTGGAGGTAAAGGGCATTAGCACAAAGTTCATTGGTCCCATGTGGCTGTGGGTCCATGAATACAGCGTTTGGTTACCCTGACTCAGCTGCCACACAGGAACATTCCTGGCAAGACACAGATCTGGACTGAACAACAAAGAAACCAGAACAAAGAGTCACTATTTTCAGTAGCAGCTGCTTCAGGTTTTTAGGATCATCCAAGGAAAACAATTACATCCGTTCTAAAATAAGTATTTGCTATGCCCAGAGAACCAGCACT
Above is a genomic segment from Heliangelus exortis chromosome 20, bHelExo1.hap1, whole genome shotgun sequence containing:
- the TEN1 gene encoding CST complex subunit TEN1, whose amino-acid sequence is MLPSAGVYYFPWEMNSSVPEGKALRTFGRLCCYDLARSKAILTAQHSSAQYQVCVDTGFVEPFQAQLGSCYMVLGEAEHREGEGLVVKARILTCVEGMNVPLLEQAIQEQRKYFNERQEQMGNRTS